A stretch of the Malus domestica chromosome 08, GDT2T_hap1 genome encodes the following:
- the LOC103440477 gene encoding nucleobase-ascorbate transporter 3-like isoform X1, with the protein MGENAPPPPPQVVARPSQMPLGAAKGPIWTPTEQLHNLQYCIHSNPSWPETFVLAFQHYIVMLGSIVIIATSFVPRMGGDHGDKARVIQTMLFMAAINTLIQTFIGTRLPTVMTSSFAFTLPVMSIINDYSDRTFRSEHERFETTMRTIQGSLIVASFFNIFIGFSRAWGNLTRFFSPIVIVPVVCVVGLGPFARGFPLLANCVEIGLPMLILLVITQQYLRHALPRGHNILERFALLLCIGLVWSFAAILTEAGAYNTAKQQTKQNCRTDRSYLIASAPWIRFPYPFQWGKPIFRASHVFGMMGAAIVTSAESTGAYFAAARLSGATPPPATVVSQSIGLQGVGMLLEGIFGAAVGTTASVENVGLLGLTHIGSRRAVQISTAFMFFFSIFGKFGAFFASIPLPIFAAMYCVLFGIVAAVGITFIQFANNNSLRNIYVLGLSLFLGISIPQYFVSNTTPNGVGPVKTDGVWFDDIMNTIFSSSPTVAMIVGTLLDNTLDARHAANDRGLAWWRPFQSRKGDARNEEFYSLPVRIREYIPSRFFYY; encoded by the exons GGGAGAAAATGCTCCGCCTCCTCCACCACAGGTGGTTGCTCGGCCGTCTCAGATGCCTCTTGGGGCGGCGAAGGGTCCCATTTGGACTCCGACTGAGCAGCTCCACAACCTTCAGTATTGCATCCACTCCAACCCCTCTTGGC CGGAAACATTCGTACTCGCTTTTCAGCACTATATTGTGATGCTTGGAtccatagttataattgccacTAGTTTCGTGCCTCGGATGGGTGGGGATCAT GGTGACAAGGCACGCGTGATTCAGACGATGCTGTTTATGGCAGCAATAAACACTTTGATCCAAACATTCATCGGGACAAGGCTTCCAACAGTGATGACTTCGTCATTCGCTTTTACCCTTCCGGTGATGTCAATCATCAATGATTATTCTGATCGGACTTTTAGAAGTGAACATGAG AGGTTTGAGACTACAATGAGAACGATTCAAGGGTCACTTATTGTAGcttccttcttcaacatctTCATTGGGTTTAGTAGGGCATGGGGGAACCTCACAAG ATTTTTTAGTCCAATCGTTATCGTGCCAGTGGTTTGTGTAGTCGGTCTTGGTCCTTTTGCAAGGGGCTTTCCACTT CTCGCTAACTGTGTGGAGATTGGTCTGCCTATGCTGATCCTGCTTGTCATTACTCAACAG TATCTGAGGCATGCTCTTCCTAGAGGCCATAATATACTCGAGAGGTTTGCTTTGCTTCTCTGCATTGGGCTTGTATGGTCATTTGCTGCTATCCTCACCGAGGCTGGTGCTTATAACACTGCCAAACAGCAGACTAAACAAAATTGCCGTACAGATCGCTCTTACCTTATAGCATCTGCTCCTTG GATTAGATTCCCGTACCCGTTTCAGTGGGGTAAACCCATATTCCGAGCGAGCCATGTCTTTGGAATGATGGGAGCAGCAATTGTTACGTCTGCAGAG TCAACTGGAGCGTATTTTGCGGCAGCACGGCTTTCAGGTGCTACTCCCCCTCCAGCAACTGTGGTGAGCCAGAGTATAGGCTTGCAG GGTGTTGGCATGCTGCTTGAAGGTATTTTTGGCGCTGCTGTCGGTACCACAGCATCCGT CGAAAATGTTGGCCTGCTTGgattgacacacatagggagcAGGAGAGCGGTGCAGATTTCAACTGCTTTCATGTTCTTCTTCTCTATATTTG GAAAGTTTGGAGCTTTTTTTGCATCAATTCCTTTGCCGATATTTGCTGCCATGTACTGTGTTTTATTTGGAATCGTCG CTGCTGTTGGTATCACTTTCATTCAGTTTGCAAATAATAATTCCTTGAGAAACATCTATGTTTTGGGTCTTTCCCTGTTTCTTGGGATCTCGATACCTCAATATTTTGTCTCGAACACCACCCCGAATGGTGTCGGGCCAGTCAAAACGGATGGCGTATGG TTTGATGACATAATGAACACGATCTTCTCATCGAGCCCAACAGTGGCGATGATCGTGGGCACGCTGCTGGATAACACGCTTGATGCCAGGCATGCGGCCAACGACAGAGGACTTGCATGGTGGAGACCCTTCCAGAGCAGGAAAGGAGATGCTAGAAATGAGGAGTTTTATAGTCTACCTGTTAGGATACGGGAGTACATACCTAGCAGATTTTTCTATTATTAG
- the LOC103440477 gene encoding nucleobase-ascorbate transporter 3-like (The RefSeq protein has 2 substitutions compared to this genomic sequence) produces the protein MGENAPPPPPQVVARPSQMPLGAAKGPIWTPTEQLHNLQYCIHSNPSWPETFVLAFQHYIVMLGSIVIIATSFVPRMGGDHGDKARVIQTMLFMAAINTLIQTFIGTRLPTVMTSSFAFTLPVMSIINDYSDRTFRSEHERFETTMRTIQGSLIVASFFNIFIGFSRAWGNLTRFFSPIVIVPVVCVVGLGPFARGFPLLANCVEIGLPMLILLVITQQYLRHALPRGHNILERFALLLCIGLVWSFAAILTEAGACNTAKQQTKQNCRTDRSYLIASAPWIRFPYPFQWGKPIFRASHVFGMMGAAIVTSAESTGAYFAAARLSGATPPPATVVSQSIGLQGVGMLLEGIFGAAVGTTASVENVGLLGLTHIGSRRAVQISTAFMFFFSIFGKFGAFFASIPLPIFAAMYCVLFGIVAAVGITFIQFANNNSLRNIYVLGLSLFPGISIPQYFVSNTTPNGVGPVKTDGVWFDDIMNTIFSSSPTVAMIVGTLLDNTLDARHAANDRGLAWWRPFQSRKGDARNEEFYSLPVRIREYIPSRFFYY, from the exons GGGAGAAAATGCTCCGCCTCCTCCACCACAGGTGGTTGCTCGGCCGTCTCAGATGCCTCTTGGGGCGGCGAAGGGTCCCATTTGGACTCCGACTGAGCAGCTCCACAACCTTCAGTATTGCATCCACTCCAACCCCTCTTGGC CGGAAACATTCGTACTCGCTTTTCAGCACTATATTGTGATGCTTGGAtccatagttataattgccacTAGTTTCGTGCCTCGGATGGGTGGGGATCAT GGTGACAAGGCACGCGTGATTCAGACGATGCTGTTTATGGCAGCAATAAACACTTTGATCCAAACATTCATCGGGACAAGGCTTCCAACAGTGATGACTTCGTCATTCGCTTTTACCCTTCCGGTGATGTCAATCATCAATGATTATTCTGATCGGACTTTTAGAAGTGAACATGAG AGGTTTGAGACTACAATGAGAACGATTCAAGGGTCACTTATTGTAGcttccttcttcaacatctTCATTGGGTTTAGTAGGGCATGGGGGAACCTCACAAG ATTTTTTAGTCCAATCGTTATCGTGCCAGTGGTTTGTGTAGTCGGTCTTGGTCCTTTTGCAAGGGGCTTTCCACTT CTCGCTAACTGTGTGGAGATTGGTCTGCCTATGCTGATCCTGCTTGTCATTACTCAACAG TATCTGAGGCATGCTCTTCCTAGAGGCCATAATATACTCGAGAGGTTTGCTTTGCTTCTCTGCATTGGGCTTGTATGGTCATTTGCTGCTATCCTCACCGAGGCTGGTGCTTATAACACTGCCAAACAGCAGACTAAACAAAATTGCCGTACAGATCGCTCTTACCTTATAGCATCTGCTCCTTG GATTAGATTCCCGTACCCGTTTCAGTGGGGTAAACCCATATTCCGAGCGAGCCATGTCTTTGGAATGATGGGAGCAGCAATTGTTACGTCTGCAGAG TCAACTGGAGCGTATTTTGCGGCAGCACGGCTTTCAGGTGCTACTCCCCCTCCAGCAACTGTGGTGAGCCAGAGTATAGGCTTGCAG GGTGTTGGCATGCTGCTTGAAGGTATTTTTGGCGCTGCTGTCGGTACCACAGCATCCGT CGAAAATGTTGGCCTGCTTGgattgacacacatagggagcAGGAGAGCGGTGCAGATTTCAACTGCTTTCATGTTCTTCTTCTCTATATTTG GAAAGTTTGGAGCTTTTTTTGCATCAATTCCTTTGCCGATATTTGCTGCCATGTACTGTGTTTTATTTGGAATCGTCG CTGCTGTTGGTATCACTTTCATTCAGTTTGCAAATAATAATTCCTTGAGAAACATCTATGTTTTGGGTCTTTCCCTGTTTCTTGGGATCTCGATACCTCAATATTTTGTCTCGAACACCACCCCGAATGGTGTCGGGCCAGTCAAAACGGATGGCGTATGG TTTGATGACATAATGAACACGATCTTCTCATCGAGCCCAACAGTGGCGATGATCGTGGGCACGCTGCTGGATAACACGCTTGATGCCAGGCATGCGGCCAACGACAGAGGACTTGCATGGTGGAGACCCTTCCAGAGCAGGAAAGGAGATGCTAGAAATGAGGAGTTTTATAGTCTACCTGTTAGGATACGGGAGTACATACCTAGCAGATTTTTCTATTATTAG